One genomic window of Meles meles chromosome 3, mMelMel3.1 paternal haplotype, whole genome shotgun sequence includes the following:
- the LOC123939079 gene encoding T-cell-specific guanine nucleotide triphosphate-binding protein 2-like, with amino-acid sequence MGQSTSSQPSHGGDLASSFEKFFKDFKMESKIISQEASKSIQSSLKAGDLQSAVSVINKALRDIDNAPLSIAVTGESGTGKSSFINAIRGLGAEEEGAAATGPVETTMERTKYEHPKFPNVTLWDLPGIGTTKFQPHEYLEKMKFREYDFFIIISATRFKRNDAQLSTAIEKMKKNFYFVRTKIDSDLSNVKRSQPNKFNEQETLKQIRDDCEKKLKEANVRDPQVFLISSFELADYDFPRLESTLLRDLPEHKRHIFMQHLPNITEATIDQKRDSLRQKVWLEAIKAGASAFVPMMGYISDKDIETLKDTLTLYRVYFGLDDSSLKIIAKDLNVSVEKLKENLKFPHLLSVEKDEKSLGEKLWRYVEKFFPVLGGPIASGICFNKIFYLQNIVLETVASDAKVLLKKQISKDFEDSGQACLPQDVGNENGKSETASS; translated from the coding sequence ATGGGTCAGTCCACCTCTTCCCAACCCTCTCATGGTGGTGATTTGGCCTCCAGCTTCGAGAAGTTTTTTAAGGACTTCAAGATGGAAAGCAAAATCATCTCTCAGGAAGCCAGCAAGTCAATTCAATCAAGCCTGAAAGCGGGGGACCTTCAGAGTGCGGTTTCTGTCATCAATAAGGCATTGAGAGATATCGATAATGCCCCACTGAGCATCGCTGTGACTGGGGAGTCTGGGACAGGGAAGTCCAGCTTCATCAATGCCATACGGGGCTTGGGGGCTGAGGAGGAAGGGGCTGCCGCTACTGGGCCGGTAGAGACAACCATGGAGAGAACGAAATATGAACACCCAAAGTTTCCCAATGTGACATTATGGGACCTGCCTGGCATAGGGACCACTAAATTTCAGCCTCATGAGTatctggagaaaatgaaatttagggAGTAtgacttctttatcatcatctccgCTACCCGCTTCAAAAGGAATGATGCACAACTGTCTACAGCAattgaaaaaatgaagaagaatttcTACTTTGTTCGAACTAAAATAGACAGTGATTTAAGTAACGTAAAAAGGAGTCAACCCAACAAATTTAATGAACAAGAAACCCTGAAACAGATCCGCGATGATTGTGAGAAGAAACTTAAAGAGGCCAATGTGAGGGATCCTCAGGTCTTCTTAATCTCGAGCTTTGAGTTGGCTGACTATGATTTCCCCAGGCTGGAGAGTACCCTTCTGAGGGACCTCCCAGAGCATAAGCGCCACATCTTTATGCAACACCTGCCGAATATTACTGAGGCCACCATTGACCAAAAGAGGGACTCCCTGAGACAGAAGGTCTGGCTGGAGGCCATAAAGGCTGGAGCATCGGCCTTTGTCCCTATGATGGGTTACATCAGTGATAAAGATATAGAGACTTTAAAGGACACTTTAACCCTCTACAGGGTTTACTTTGGGCTGGATGACTCATCCCTGAAAATCATAGCCAAGGACTTGAACGTATCGGTGGAGAAACTCAAGGAAAATCTTAAGTTTCCCCATTTGCTCTCAGTTGAGAAGGATGAGAAATCCTTAGGAGAAAAACTGTGGAGATATGTGGAAAAATTCTTCCCTGTTCTTGGAGGACCCATTGCCTCTGGTATTTGCTTTAACAAGAttttctaccttcaaaatattgTCCTTGAGACTGTGGCAAGTGATGCAAAAGTTCTtcttaaaaaacagatttctaaGGACTTTGAGGACTCTGGGCAAGCCTGTTTACCTCAGGATGTTGGGAACGAAAATGGGAAAAGTGAGACAGCCAGCTCCTGA